CACGACCTCGTCGTCGACCTGTTCGGCATCGACGGCCCCCATGCTGGCGACCTCGACCCCAGCCACTTTCAACTTCGTGTACACCTTCGACCCGCGGTATCGGGCGGTCGGGTTCGACCCGGTTAACGTGTCGGCGAGTACCGAACATTGTTCGTAAATCGGCTGCACCGTTCCGTACACGGTGCCGTTGTGTTCGGCACACTCGCCGACCGCGTAGAGGCCGGGCAGGTGGGTTTCCAAGCGGTCGTCCACGAGAATGCCGGCGTTCGTCGGCACGTCCGAATCCTTGGCGAGATCGACCCGCGCCTTGATGCCGCTGGCGAAGACGACCATGTCCGTCGGCAACTGCTCGCCACCCCCGAATTCCAGGGCCTCCACCCGCTTCGCGCCGAGAACGGTCTTGGTGTTCGCCGAGGTGCGAACGGTAATCCCGAGCCGCTCGATCGCCCGCCGGAGAAACTGGCCGCCGAGTTTGTCCACCTGACGGTTCATGAGTGTGTCGAAGATGTGGGCGACCGTGACCGACAGGCCGAGGTCGGCCAGCCCCTTGGCCGCTTCCAGCCCGAGCAGACCGCCGCCGACCACGACCGCGTTCATTCCCGGACGGGCGTGGTCCCGCATTCGCTCGACGTCGGTTACGGTCCGGTAGGCGAAGACGCCTTCCTTCGGTTTGCCGTCGGCTCCCTTGTACCCCTCGACCGTTGGCACCCGCGGCAGGCTGCCGGTGGCGAAGACGGCCATGTCGAAGTAATGCTCGCGTCCGTCCGTGGTCCACAGCCGTTGGGCCGCGTGAGACAGGCGATTCACGGCCAGGCCCGGGTAATACTTGACCCCCTTGTCCGCGTACCACCCGACCGGTTTGAGCGTGATGTCGTCGACGTGGCCGCCTTCGAGTACCCGGTTCAGCAGGATGCGGTTGTAGCACCCGTGCGGTTCCTCGCCGAAGACGGACACCTCGAACGAGCCGAGTCCGCCGCGCCGGGCCAACTCGTCCAGGAGCCGGCCCGTGGCCATGCCGTTGCCGATGATCGCGAGCTTCTGCCTGGTCACGCGGGCGTTTCCTCCGGCGGACGCACTTCGACGATCCTGACGGCCGCGACCTTGAACTCGGGCATGCGGCTCGTCGGGTCGAGGGCCGGGTTGGTCAACAGGTTGGCCGAGTTCGCGCCGCCCCAGTGGAAGGGGACGAACACCGTGTCCGGGCGGATGTCGGGGGTGACGTCGGCGACGAAATCGGCCCGCCCGCGGCGGCTCTCGATCGTCAGGAGACTTCCCGTCTGTGCCCCAATGCGGGCAGCGAGGCGAGGGTGAAGTTGGACCCGCGGCCGGGGGCGGGCCTTTTCGAGTTCCGGCACGAGCCGAGTCTGCGCCCCGGAGTTGTAATGCTCCTTGTACCGGCCGGTCGTGTAATAGAGTGGGTAGTCGGCGTCAGGCTCTTCGCCCGCCGGTCGGTGTTCGACAGGGTGAAATCGCGCTTTACCGTCGGGGTGGCCGAATCGATCGGCGAACAGCCGCGGAGTGCCGGGGTGGTCTTCCGACGGGCAGGGCCAGAAGACGCCTTCCTCGGCGTCGATCCGTTCATAAGTGATGCCGCTGTAGTCGGCGATCCCGCCTGCCGTCGCCCGACGGAGTTCGTCGAAGACCTCGCGGGGAGAGTGGAAGTCGAACCGGTCGCCGCAACCGAGTCGGCGAGCCAACTCGCGGAGGATATCGATGTCCCCGCGGACGCCGTTAGGCGGGTTTGTAACGACCCGGCGGCGAATGACCCGCCCTTCCAGGTTCGTCATCGTCCCTTCTTCCTCGGCCCACTGATTAACGGGCAACACGACGTGCGCGTGCTGCGACGTGTCGTTCGGGAAGGAGTCGCAGACGACGAGTAAGTCCAGAGATTTCAGCCGCTTCGCGATCCTTGCCGCGTCCGGCGACGCGACGGCGACGTTCGAGCCCATGACGAGCAAGCCGCGAATGCCACCGTCCGGCCCGAGCGAATCGAGCAATTCGAACGCGCTTTTGCCCTTGCGGGGCAGGCTCGCCGGGTCGACACCCCAGACCTTGGCCACCGCCGCCCGGTGCGCGTCGACCTCGATCAGCCGGTAGCCGGGGAGTTGGTCCGCCTTCTGACCGTGTTCGCGGCCACCTTGTCCGTTCCCCTGGCCGGTCAAGCACCCGTATCCGCTGGCCGGCTTGCCGACTTTTCCGATCGCCAGCATGAAGTTGATGAAGGCCAGGACCGAATCGGAGCCCTTGCTCTGCTGCTCTGGCCCGCGGCCGGTCAGGACCATCGCCGACTTGGCCTCGGCCAGCCAGCGGGCCGTTTGCCGCAAAGTGGATTCACTGACGCCGGTGATCCGCTCCACGTACACCGGGTCGTAAGCCAGCACCGTCTGGCGGACGGCGCTGAAACCGTTCGTCCGTTCCGCGATGTATTCCGGGTCGATGAGCTTTTCTTCGATAGCGACGAAGAGCAAGCCGTTCGCGAGGGTGAGATCGGTTCCGGGTGTAATCGGTAGATAAAGGTCGGCGACGCGGGCGGTCGATGTCCGCCGGGGGTCTGCAACGATCAGGCGACCGCCGGCCGCTTTTTGCCGGTCGAACCACTGCATGATCGGCGGCAGCGTGTCGGCCGCGTTCGCACCGACGAGCAGGATGACTTCCGCCCGTTCGATGTCCTCGACGGGGAAGGGGAGCCCGCGGTCGATGCCGAACGCCTTGTTCCCGCCAGCTGCCCCACTCGACATGCAGTAGCGGCCGTTGTAATCGATGTGCGGGGTGCCGACAGCAACCCGGGCGAACTTCCCGAGCAGATAGGCTTTCTCGTTCGTCAGGGCGCCCGAACCGAATACGCCGATGCTTTCCGGGCCGTATTGTTTGCGCAGATTGAGCAGGCGGTCTGCGATGAGGTCGAGCGCGTCGTCCCAGCGGGCCGGAATCATTCGACCGGACGCGGATCGGAGTAACGGTGCGGTGAGTCGTTTCGGGTGCCCGAGCAGATTGGAAGATGTCCACCCTTTGATACACAGCTGGCCATTGTTGACGGGGAACTGCGGATCGCCGGACACGACCCAGCCTGTCCCAGTGGGATCGCCGGGCATCAGAATTCCGCATTGGTAGGCGCAGTACGGACAGTGCGTACGAACCGCGACTTCAACCGGTGCCACATCAAGTTGGATCAATGAGGCCGGCACTGCCGTTCCTCGGCAAAATTTTTTCTCAATCAATAAAAGCAAAAATCTGGAGCCGTCATTCTCAAATGTGCTCGGGAAATAATCGCCACGTTCCGCGCGTTTGCTCTCGGAACTTGTCTGAGATGACGGTGACCGTTATCTGATGGAAAAGCAGAAGGTGCGCCGGGAGCAAAAGAAGCCGAGGATAAGGCGTAACCACATGGTGTTTAAAGTCTTCCGAATCGATTGGCGAAGGACGAATAACAGAAACAACCTTTTTTGTTTTAGTTTTTGATGCGCTTCATTGCACTTGTCGCCCGCTTTACGTGCAGAAGCAAATGAATTGCATGAAACCGATCGGGACGGATTTTAGAATCTCAATGCGTCTTGCTACACCACATGGACTGTACGCGGTCAGTTCAGTCACGAGGCGTCCCCAGGTCCGGCGCGAACAGGGGAGCGGTGGTCTCACGCCCCATCTGGTCGCAGAAGGGAGTTCGGAAGGTGGCGGGTGCCTGTTGTCGGGACACCCGTGTGGTCTAGACCGTCACGCCTGCCCCTTTCTTGCACTCCTGTCCATATCCATGCTCTTTGAGGAAACACGATCCAAGGCGCAAAAAGCGCAAAAACTCTCTCCGGCACTTTCACTGTTCGAAGACCGCGTTGCACGGTCTTCGGAGCGGGTGGTCGGTCAAAGTCGGGCATAGACTCGATTCGCACCGAGGTTAGTCTCAAGTCAGAGAGTCGATCCGTTCGAGCCACAACACCGCTTCCGTTCAAAATGGTCAGCGGCTTTTTGTGTTCGGCTGGACCTATTCATTCGAGAAGGAGACACCGAGTTCTTGGAATTTCCCGAGAACATACGTCCGTACTTCGTCCGTGAGTTTCGATGTCGGAAGGAATAATGTTGGAGCCGCTTCGAAGGAGAGAATCCAAAACGTCGGGAGTATCTTGACTTTCTGGACTTGTTGCCATGCCGTGAAACGAACTCGATCGACCGATTCCGTCTCAAACCCAGTGTCGAAGAAACGCCAGCAAACTACGGTATCCAGAAGCGTTCTGTTGGCCCGACACATCCGCCATCGGAATAACAATCGGCAAACCGGAAGGAATACGTCCATTCCCAATTCGATCAGATAAGGAATGGCGAACAGAATCGACAGGACAATGAAAAATGCCAGAACAAGGCAGGCGGGAACCATCAGGACGGTCGATCCGTCGTCGAGATAGATGGCTGCGACAAACGTGCTAGCCAAGCACGTTCCGATTGTGCAGTGAATTTTGGCCCGCCGCAATTTGGGCGAACTCTGGGGCGCTTTGAACGGAGGGATGATGCACCGTACCGTTTGGGCGATGAAATCCCTCGTCACCACGTATTCAATCCGATCAATTTCACGCATGGCTCGACCTATAACGCGACAAGGCAACGTGAAAAAGTAGGACCAAAACGGTCACTGGCAAGCAGATCAAAGTGGGCGGCTCTTTTCACCAACCCGTCGATCGCGAGTAAATCGCATTTCTGGCCCATCTTGTTTCGACAGCGGGAGTAAGGCAATAATGAAGCCCATGTCTCGTATCGCCGCGTTTGTCTCGTTGGCTGTTGTTGTGATCGGAGTCGTTGCGTATTTGTGTGGCCTTTTTAAACCAGCTGATACTCCCGTTCCCAACACCCAACCCGCGACCGTTTGGGTGTACGAAGTGCCTCACCGTGGTGGGTTCGTGGCGGCCCCGTGGGTCGAAGGGGAAACGATCTACGCTACCGCCGTACTCACGCGCGGACTGCGACTCGCCGGTGCCGCCTACGCGATAGACCCGGCGACCGGAAAGTCGCGGTGGACCTTCGACGGCGACCACCAGATGCTCGCGACCGCGTCGGCCCCGGTCTACGCGGACGGCCGGGTTTACTTCGGCGAAGGGATGCACGCCAACTTCGTCTGCAATCTTTACTGTCTGGACGCCGCGACGGGTCAGAAGGTTTGGACGTTTGAAACATCCGATCACGTCGAGGCGACGCCGACCGTCGCCGACGGCGTCGTGTACTTCGGGGCGGGTAATGACGGGGTCTACGCCCTGGACGCAAAAACCGGTGCGAAGAAATGGCAGTTCACAGCGGAACTCCATGTCGACGTCAGCCCGTTCGTTTCCGGGGGCCGCGTCTATTTCGGGAGCGGACCGAGCCGGCGGTACAAATCGTTTCAAGTGGTCTGTCTCAATGCCGAAACCGGGGCGCCCGTCTGGCGCGTGCCGACCGACTTACCCGCGTGGGGCGGACCCCGGGTCGCGAACGGGCGCGTGTACGTTGGTTTGGGTAACGGGCGACTCACGGAAGGGGCGAAGCCGCCGGAAAAACCTGCGGGGGCTCTGCTCTGTCTCTCCGCGGACGACGGCCACACGCTCTGGACAGTTCCCGCGGCCGACGCGGTGTTTCAACAACCGACCCTGGACGGGGATAGGGTTTATTTCGGTTCGCGCGATGGCAACTTATATGCCGTCCACGCCGACTCGGGCGCCGTCTTGTATAAAGTCCCCGTCGGCGGGCCGGTGATTTCGCCCCCCGCGGTGGCTGACGGCGTGGTGTACGTGGCGGCGATGAACGGCCACGTCCGCGGGTTGGCCGCGGCCGACGGTCGCGAACTCTGGCACATCGACCTGGCGAACAAGACCAAGACCGAACCGCTCGTCGTGGCTGCCGTCCGGGCGTCCCGCGGGCGGGTCTATGTGGCTGCCGAACTTCAGACCGGTGCCGGCGGCATGGCGACGATTTATTGCCTCAAACCCTAGCGAGGAGGCCGGGATGAAAAAGGTAGGGATTATCGGGCTCGTGGTCGTGCTGCTCGTCGTTATTCTTGGCGGGATCTACGCCTACGTCGACCCAAACAAACGAGTTCAGGGTTTGGTTCACAACGAACCAACGTACAACAGCCGACCCGCGTCTGCCTGGCTCACCGATTTTCAGTCAGCCGACGAAAACACGCGGACCCTCGCGGCCAAACAACTGAAAGAAGGCGGCGCGGACGCGGTGCCGGTGCTGGAAGTGTTGCTCAAAACGGAGGGACCGGCCGGCCCGCGCTTCCTCGCTGCCGACACCCTGGGGCAAATCGGCGCACCCGCCCGCCCAGCCGGACCGGCACTCATCGCCGCCCTAAAAGACTCCGACTCAACGGTGAAGGCCGTGGCCGCGAAATCCCTCGGGAAGCTCGCCCCCGAAGTGCCCGGGGCCGTTCCGGCGTTGGTGGGTAACTTCCCGAGTATCGAGGCGATTCGCGCGGTCTCCGACTTCGGCCCCGCGGCCGGCGAAGCCATCCCCGCCCTGATCGGTCTTCTCACAAACTCGGACGCGACGGTTCGGTGGCAAGCGGCCCGCGCCCTTCAGAAAATCGG
This is a stretch of genomic DNA from Fimbriiglobus ruber. It encodes these proteins:
- a CDS encoding FAD-dependent oxidoreductase gives rise to the protein MTRQKLAIIGNGMATGRLLDELARRGGLGSFEVSVFGEEPHGCYNRILLNRVLEGGHVDDITLKPVGWYADKGVKYYPGLAVNRLSHAAQRLWTTDGREHYFDMAVFATGSLPRVPTVEGYKGADGKPKEGVFAYRTVTDVERMRDHARPGMNAVVVGGGLLGLEAAKGLADLGLSVTVAHIFDTLMNRQVDKLGGQFLRRAIERLGITVRTSANTKTVLGAKRVEALEFGGGEQLPTDMVVFASGIKARVDLAKDSDVPTNAGILVDDRLETHLPGLYAVGECAEHNGTVYGTVQPIYEQCSVLADTLTGSNPTARYRGSKVYTKLKVAGVEVASMGAVDAEQVDDEVVQIVEEKRGAYRKIIVRDGRLAGAVLVGDSSAAAVLVRLFDNRSPLPPDRLEVLSPGWSSGGPAGSDPEVCNCHHVSTSTLVGEIRGGCDTLARLSAKTKAGTGCGSCRGQLADLILKNAPVVAGRGKG
- a CDS encoding molybdopterin oxidoreductase family protein; the encoded protein is MPASLIQLDVAPVEVAVRTHCPYCAYQCGILMPGDPTGTGWVVSGDPQFPVNNGQLCIKGWTSSNLLGHPKRLTAPLLRSASGRMIPARWDDALDLIADRLLNLRKQYGPESIGVFGSGALTNEKAYLLGKFARVAVGTPHIDYNGRYCMSSGAAGGNKAFGIDRGLPFPVEDIERAEVILLVGANAADTLPPIMQWFDRQKAAGGRLIVADPRRTSTARVADLYLPITPGTDLTLANGLLFVAIEEKLIDPEYIAERTNGFSAVRQTVLAYDPVYVERITGVSESTLRQTARWLAEAKSAMVLTGRGPEQQSKGSDSVLAFINFMLAIGKVGKPASGYGCLTGQGNGQGGREHGQKADQLPGYRLIEVDAHRAAVAKVWGVDPASLPRKGKSAFELLDSLGPDGGIRGLLVMGSNVAVASPDAARIAKRLKSLDLLVVCDSFPNDTSQHAHVVLPVNQWAEEEGTMTNLEGRVIRRRVVTNPPNGVRGDIDILRELARRLGCGDRFDFHSPREVFDELRRATAGGIADYSGITYERIDAEEGVFWPCPSEDHPGTPRLFADRFGHPDGKARFHPVEHRPAGEEPDADYPLYYTTGRYKEHYNSGAQTRLVPELEKARPRPRVQLHPRLAARIGAQTGSLLTIESRRGRADFVADVTPDIRPDTVFVPFHWGGANSANLLTNPALDPTSRMPEFKVAAVRIVEVRPPEETPA
- a CDS encoding PQQ-binding-like beta-propeller repeat protein; its protein translation is MKPMSRIAAFVSLAVVVIGVVAYLCGLFKPADTPVPNTQPATVWVYEVPHRGGFVAAPWVEGETIYATAVLTRGLRLAGAAYAIDPATGKSRWTFDGDHQMLATASAPVYADGRVYFGEGMHANFVCNLYCLDAATGQKVWTFETSDHVEATPTVADGVVYFGAGNDGVYALDAKTGAKKWQFTAELHVDVSPFVSGGRVYFGSGPSRRYKSFQVVCLNAETGAPVWRVPTDLPAWGGPRVANGRVYVGLGNGRLTEGAKPPEKPAGALLCLSADDGHTLWTVPAADAVFQQPTLDGDRVYFGSRDGNLYAVHADSGAVLYKVPVGGPVISPPAVADGVVYVAAMNGHVRGLAAADGRELWHIDLANKTKTEPLVVAAVRASRGRVYVAAELQTGAGGMATIYCLKP
- a CDS encoding HEAT repeat domain-containing protein, whose product is MKKVGIIGLVVVLLVVILGGIYAYVDPNKRVQGLVHNEPTYNSRPASAWLTDFQSADENTRTLAAKQLKEGGADAVPVLEVLLKTEGPAGPRFLAADTLGQIGAPARPAGPALIAALKDSDSTVKAVAAKSLGKLAPEVPGAVPALVGNFPSIEAIRAVSDFGPAAGEAIPALIGLLTNSDATVRWQAARALQKIGPTAAVAIPDIIKQLKDEDGLVREHAAEALGFLGPTATVAIPDVVKVLDDKVWRVRRDAVRTLGGWGPAAKDALLSVQKLKNDPEQQVKDAATKAERLIDPSLAGKDKPAPDKAAEKDRATE